The Drosophila sechellia strain sech25 chromosome 2L, ASM438219v1, whole genome shotgun sequence region CCTGCAGAAGCTGGCGCATTAGGTGCACGTTGTACTCCGGATCAAATAGTTCATCCAAAGTTACCATCTCGCGACCGCTTTCCACCGACCCCTCCAGCGAGGGTTGGTCGGCCAGTTCCGGCTCCGAGTCAATGCACACAATCTCATCCGCCAGTGGATGAAACATGGGCTCCAGAGTTTCGGGGTATTTCTCGAATTGTTCACGAACAAGCCTGTCCTCTTCGGACTCGCTACTTTCATTAATGATCGTTTCGAGTTCCTCCATATCCGATTCGGGTTCAGTTTTCTCAGATTCTCCTTCTGTAGGATATTGCGGGGTCTCTTGGACGATCTCGGGGTGTTCATCTACTGGCTCTTCGTCCAAATGCTGGACAATTTCGAATTCCTTTAAAGATTCTATTTCCACGGCAGTTTCCTTTATTTCTGGAAATTCCTCTTTCTGTGAAATTTCTTTTTCCACCATCTCTACATTTCCTGCCGGAAGTTCTTCAGGTTCACTCAGAAGTATTTCCTGCTGAATATCTTTTCCTGTTAGCTTTTCCATATCTAGTCCGGAAGACTCGGCGACATTATCCACATCAGAGGCTTCATTTTGGAACTGTGTATCCTGGTCCACATCAGTGGCGTTATATTGCACCTGTATATCCTGGTCAATATCATCGGGCAGTAGATTTTGGATATCCAAATTATTAAGAGCCACATCAGCCTCCATTTCGGCGACGACGCGTTGAAGTTCCTTGAGGGTCTGCTCCTCTGCCAGTCGCAGCTCCATCTCGCTGCTAGTGTCCGGAATCCTGTCGAGCATCGGCTGCAGCATTGGACTTGGTCTGGCCGACAGCGTAGTCTGCTGCTCGTCCGTGGAGCAATCCAAATTGATGCCAGAATCGTCGGCCATCTGGTGACTTTCCATGGAGGAGCGTCGCTTCCCCTTGGGCATCAGTGAACGGTAGATCCGGCTGCTGGCACTGGGTCCCAAGAAAAGAGGAGCCGGAATTTTAGTGGGCCCGACTCCCGAACTGCGAGACCGCAGCTCACTCTCCGACGAAGATGGGACAACCGCATCCACATCGTCTTCCATTGGTTGACATTCTTCGGAGTTTTTCACATTCTTGTTGTTCTCAGCCCGCTTCAGCTCTTCCTGGGATGGAGTTGCTTGCACATTGCAGCTGGCCATCGTTGCTAATTGGACGCATAGATGAATGAGGTCAGCACAATTTGGCAGAGAACTGTGCTCCAACTTACCTTTTACAAATTTACGCAAGACTGACTGAATTTAACCTGGTTAACTAGTTCGACATCTgtgaaatattatattaatgttTTCAACATGGGTTTTCCCTTATTTCCGTGATCAAAACGTTCCCTAGCGAAAGTGTGTTCGCCTAACTGTGGCAATTGAACTAACTGGATTGACAGACGATGTCTCCTGATTTCACGTGCAGCCCGGCCAACTTGATTCAGTTCATTTTCGTGTTGGAAAACGCGGCTCCAATGGCCAACTGTGTTGGCAACTCATTTATTAACTAAGTGGTAGCATTAACACATAATTTGGTTAGAATTGATGGCAGAAAAGACTTTAATGGCTCTGAGGATTGGGATTCTCTTCAGTCCTGCAACTCCACCTTCGTCTTGAGATAGTCGGACAGATCATTGTAGATCAGCGGCTTCACACGATCTGTTTTGAAAAGCATAGAAAAAGGTTTAGTTGAGTTGAAGTACCCTTTGTTTCGATTCCCTTACTATTGCACTTGTACTGCAGGTTGGACCATATAATCATCCTCTGCGAGAAGCAGAACACGCCCAGCCGACCGCCCTTCAGCGTGGAGTCGAACACATTGCCCGAGTCGAAGATCAGGCGGTTGCCCTCGTGCATTCTGTGGGGAGAAGGAGATTGAAGACTTGGAAACCCTGTCATGGTGCCATCACTCACTGCAGGCGGATGAGGCCGATGGCCGGTCGATGCACCAGGGACCAGCGGTAGGAGGTCCTTTCCTTCCACGCAATGTTCTTCGGATCCTTCCACAACAGCCTAGCCTCGCCGTCGGTGTTCCCCTCGTGCCACAGGCTGTTCCTCATCATTGGCCCCGGACCCTCGGTGCTGTTGACCAGCTTAATCTGGATGCCCGGCGCTGCGGAGGCGGTGAACGGTCGTGGCTCCCAGTAGGTTTGGGTACCCTTCTTCCACTGCACCACATAGTACTTGTAGCTGCTCTGGTAGCTGAACACAAAGCCAGCGTAGTCATCGTCCGTGTCATCGTTGATGTAGAAGGTGCCGTCGAAGTCAACGCCTCCGAATGCGTCCTTGCCCACCGCTAAACCGGGATCCGAGTTGAGGGTCTGGACTATCTCGGTGCCATTGGCGTGCACCACCCAATTTGGATCCGCTTGGGATAGGCCTTTGGGATCCAGTGGAATGGTTTGAAGAGTGCGGAAGTCAGTGTGGTGAATCATCGAGTTGTTCGGGCAGTTGTCCATGGCATTCGGCACTCCATCTACGTCCTCATCATCTTCGCAAGAGTCACCCTTGCCATTGCGATTGAAGTCCTCCTGCTTCGGGTTCTTGGCCAGCGGACAGTTGTCCTTGTAGTTGGGAATCCCGTCTCCGTCCATGTCGTCATCGCACTCATCGCCTGTTCCATCACCGTCAGTGTCCAGCTGGTCCGAGTTACTGACCATTGGGCAGTTGTCCAGCGAGTTTGGAACTCCATCATCATCCCCATCGATGTCCCTGTGACAGGCATCGCCTACAAAGTCCATGTCGCGATCCTTCTGGTCGGGATTCGGGAGATTCGGACAGTTATCGCAAGCGTCGCCCACACCATCGTTGTCCACGTCCGACTGACTGGGATTCGGCAGCAGCGGACAGTTGTCCAGCGCATTCGGTATGGAGTCGTTGTCGATATCCCCATCGCACTCGTCCCCCAGTCCATCCTCGTCCGTGTCCAGCTGCCTGGGATTGTACTTG contains the following coding sequences:
- the LOC6611426 gene encoding transcription factor TFIIIB component B'' homolog; translated protein: MASCNVQATPSQEELKRAENNKNVKNSEECQPMEDDVDAVVPSSSESELRSRSSGVGPTKIPAPLFLGPSASSRIYRSLMPKGKRRSSMESHQMADDSGINLDCSTDEQQTTLSARPSPMLQPMLDRIPDTSSEMELRLAEEQTLKELQRVVAEMEADVALNNLDIQNLLPDDIDQDIQVQYNATDVDQDTQFQNEASDVDNVAESSGLDMEKLTGKDIQQEILLSEPEELPAGNVEMVEKEISQKEEFPEIKETAVEIESLKEFEIVQHLDEEPVDEHPEIVQETPQYPTEGESEKTEPESDMEELETIINESSESEEDRLVREQFEKYPETLEPMFHPLADEIVCIDSEPELADQPSLEGSVESGREMVTLDELFDPEYNVHLMRQLLQARIEENSEIETIPDFIESEQAEEKETETETEPEAEIEMEEEIDPDLKQTGKPLPLSFLRRIMNNRIIKLSCPILFFSLAFSLIYMMRKE